The window TTTGCGGCGCACGGTGTCCAGCAGCCCCGCGTCACTCTGGCCGCGCAGCGTGAACTCGGTGGCCACCCCGTCCGCGAGCGCCTGCCGGATCACGGCCACCGCGACGTGAATACTCGCGTGACTCAGCTCATCCACCGGCGGGTAGGTGCGGCCCGGATGATTCGCCTGCGTGTACTCCGCCAGGGCGTACGCGGCGGCCGTGACCATCTCGTCGGTGACCTCACGCACGCGCGCCAGGATCGCGCCGAACCCCAGTCCGGGGAAGATGAACGCGTTGTTGCCCTGCCCGATCTCGTGCGTCTCGCCATTCAGGCTGACCGGATCGAAGGGACTGCCGGTCGCCACGATGGCCTGCCCATCCGTCCAGGCCAGGATGTCCGCCGGAAGGGCCTCCGTGTTCGCCGTGGGGTTGCTCAGCGGGAACACCAGCGGGCGGGGTGTGTTGGCGTGCGCGGCCCGCACCACGGCCTCGCTGAAGATGCCGGGCTGCCCGCTGAGGCCCAGCAGCAAGGTCGCCTTCGCCTCGCGGATCACGCTTTCCAGGTCGGTGCCCGCCCACCCGTCCGTCAGGGCCTTCGGTGTAGCGAGGTCGCGCTTGTAGTCCTCCATGTTGCGGTCGTCGGTCAGCAGGCCGCGCGAATCCAGCACGAACACCCGCCCCGCGATCTCCGGTTCGCTCAGGCCCTCGCGGCGCATGCCCTCACGGATCGCCAGGGCCACACCCGCCCCGCCCGCGCCCGCGCCGTGCACCACGACCACCTGATCGCGCAGCGCCTCGCCCTTCATCCGGCAAGCGTTCAGCACCCCGGCCAGCACCACCGCGCCCGTGCCTTGGATGTCGTCGTTGAAGCTCGGCACCACCCGGCGGTAGCGGCGCAGCACCTCGAACGCCGCGTCCTTGCTGAAATCCTCCCACTGGATGATCGCCTTCGGGTACCGCTGGATGGTGGCCTCCACGAAGCGGTCCACGAACCGCAGGTACTCGTCCCCGGTCAGGCGCTCATGCTTCACGCCCAGGTACGCCGGGTCCTCCCGCAGGTCCGCGCGCCCGGTGCCCACATCCAGTTCGACCGGGAGGGTCTTGTCCGGTCCCACGCCCCCCGCCACGGTGTACAGCGACAGCTTCCCGATGCTGATCGCCATGCCCCCGAACCCCTGATCCCCGATCCCCAGGATCGCGCTGCTGTCGGTCGCCACGATGATCCGCACGTCATTCAGCGGCACGTTCGCCAAC of the Deinococcus radiotolerans genome contains:
- a CDS encoding NAD-dependent malic enzyme, yielding MNRRTLPLTDHYDVRRGEDGHRYLHPLVRGFPLLRFPLLNKGTAFTEAEREALGLDGLLAPQVDTLDALVERQYAEYAQITEPLDRHVFLRNLQDRNEVLFYALLSAHVEEMLPVVYTPTVGLAVQRFSQIYRYPRGLTLSTRNIDRAGAALANVPLNDVRIIVATDSSAILGIGDQGFGGMAISIGKLSLYTVAGGVGPDKTLPVELDVGTGRADLREDPAYLGVKHERLTGDEYLRFVDRFVEATIQRYPKAIIQWEDFSKDAAFEVLRRYRRVVPSFNDDIQGTGAVVLAGVLNACRMKGEALRDQVVVVHGAGAGGAGVALAIREGMRREGLSEPEIAGRVFVLDSRGLLTDDRNMEDYKRDLATPKALTDGWAGTDLESVIREAKATLLLGLSGQPGIFSEAVVRAAHANTPRPLVFPLSNPTANTEALPADILAWTDGQAIVATGSPFDPVSLNGETHEIGQGNNAFIFPGLGFGAILARVREVTDEMVTAAAYALAEYTQANHPGRTYPPVDELSHASIHVAVAVIRQALADGVATEFTLRGQSDAGLLDTVRRKFWQPKYLPFRPHGAGQGG